The nucleotide window GGGTATTCAACAATCGAGTGATAGAGGAATATGTAATTGAGGATTGCAAACTATGTTCGGCTGAGATCCCCTGGGAAGAGAAAATTGGAGCCTTAGACAATGGGGGATATTGTAGTTGGTGCCAACATAAATTAGAAAAAGATGATTAATTGTTCCTAATCGCGTCATCGGGGGAGGAGAGCCGCTGTCGGATGCCGCCGGCATCCGAATCGCTCCATAAGATTGAATAATTGGGGATGGATTAGTGAGGCGATCGCGTTCCCTGAATGGAGATGACGTCATCCCCGCCGAAGGCGGCGATAAAAAGTTTGGGAAAAGAGGGGGATGGGGGTCCGGGGGAAGGGGGAGAAACAACCCTTTTCAAAGGGTTTTTCTCCCCCTTCCCCCGGCCGCCGGAGGCATTCCTACTTCCACGGCTCCATGAAGGAGTCGCTGGTGTTGCCGTTTTCGATGTGGGTGATGAGGGCGGAGCCGAACACGGCGGCGTCCATGAGGCCCTCGAACTGTTTGAGCTGGTCCGGGTGCTTGATGCCGAAGCCCAGCGCGATGGGGATGTCGAAGACTTCCTTGGCCTCGGCCAGTTTTTCCTTGATCTTGGCGGGCAGGGACTCGCGCTGGCCGGTGGTGCCGAGGACCGAGACGAAGTAGCAGAACCCCTGGGCGTTTTCGGCATACAGGGCCATGCGTTCCCTGGTGGTGTTCAGGCCGACCAGGGGGACCAGGGACACGCCGTGCGGCTCGATGGCGTCCTTGACGAAGCCGGACTCCTCGAACGGCATGTCCGCGATGATCAGTCCGGACACGCCTGCGGCCTCGCAGTCCGCGCCGAACTTGTCGAGCCCGTACTGGTAGACCGGGTTGAGGTAGCCCATGAGCAGCAGGGCCGCGTTGAACCGGCCCTTGCGCTCCTTGAGGCCGTCGAATATCCACGCCAGGTTGATGCCGTCGGCCAGGCATTTGAGCGACGCCTTTTCCACCACCGGGCCGTCGGCCACGGGGTCGGAGAACGGCATGCCGATCTCGATGACGCCGGCACCCGCCGCGTCCAGTTCTTCCAATTCCTTCCAGAATTGTTCGCGAGAGGGAAATCCTGCGGGCAGAAAGGGGATGAGTCCCACTTTGCCTTGTTTCCTCGCCTCTTCTATCTTGATTTGCATCGGATTCATCGTATTCACCTCACCTGTGCGCCCCTTGCGCGAAGCGCACACAAAAAGTTTAGGAAGGGAGAGGGGATGGGGGTCCGGGGGAAGGGGAGAGGGACAACCCTTTTCAAAGGGTTTCCCTCTCCCCTTCCCCCGGCCGCCGGAGGCTCCCCCTTACAGAATTTGGTCCAGTATCCCGAGGTCCTTGTCTCCCCGTCCGGACAGGCAGACGAGCACGGACCTGCCTTGCAGTTCGGCCTTGTTCTCGATGGCGTAGGCCACGGCGTGGGAGGATTCGAGCGCCGGGATGATGCCCTCGCGCCGGGACAGGGCCTTGAAGGCGTTGAGCGCCTGGCCGTCGTTGATGGTGGTGTATTTCACCCGCCCGGTGGCCTGGAGATGGGCGTGCTCGGGGCCGACGCCGGGGTAGTCCAGGCCGGGGGCCACGGAATGGGACGGCAGGATCTGGCCTTCGTCGGTCTGCAGCAGCTTGGTGACCATGCCGTGCAGCACGCCGTTGGTGCCGTGGTCGAGCGGAGCGGAGTCGCAGCAGCCCGGCTCGCCGGTGCCCGCCGCTTCAACGCCCACGATCCTGACGGACTCGTCCGGGATGAAGTGGTGGAACATGCCGATGGCGTTGGAGCCGCCGCCCACGCAGGCCACGACCACGTCCGGCAGGCTGCCGTCGTTGCGGTCCATGAACTGCCGCCGCGCCTCCTTGGAGATGACCTGCTGGAATCCGCGCACCAGGGTGGGGAACGGGTGCGGCCCGGCAGCCGTGCCGAAGCAGTAGTGGGTGTTCTCCTGGTCCGCGATCCAGCGCCTGAGGGCTTCGTTGATGGCGTCCTTGAGGGTCTTGGTGCCGGACTCGACGGACACGATTTCCGCGCCCATGAGCCGCATGCGGTTGACGTTGGGGGCCTGGCGCACGATGTCCGTGGCGCCCATGTAGATGACCGCCTTCATGTCGAGCATGGCCGCGGCCACGGTGGTGGCCACCCCGTGCATGCCCGCGCCGGTCTCGGCCAGGAGCACTTCCTTGCCCATCATCTTGGCCAGCAGTCCCTGGCCCAGGCAGTTGTTGATCTTGTGCGCGCCCGAGTGGTTCAGGTCCTCGCGCTTGAGCCACAGGTCCAGGCCCAGGTCCTTGGACAGGTTGGGGCAGTGCGTGATGGTCGAGGGTCGGCCCACGTTTTCCTCGAGCATGTGGGCAAACCGCGTCTGGAACTCCTCGGACGGGAGGATGGTCTCCATGGCCTGCTCGAGCTCGATGAGCGGCGGCATGAGCAGCTCGGGGATGAACTGCCCGCCGAAGTCGCCGAAATAACCTTTCTTCATGGTAAATCCTTATTCGTATTCCGCGAGAATATCGAAGACTTCCCGCAGCTTTGCTTCGTCCTTGATGCCCGGAGCCTTTTCCACGCCTGAATTGATGTCCAGGCCGGAAGGGTTCAGGGCCATGGCCTCGCGTATGTTGTGCGGCCCTAAGCCGCCTGCAAGGAACCAAGGTGTTTGTATTTCAATATCTTGCAGGATGCCAAAATCAATGGTCCTGCCGGTTCCGCCCTGGCCGATCCTGCCCGCGTCGAGCAGGAAATGGCCGCACGCTTCCTCAAATCCCTCCAGATCGCGCAACAGCGCCGCAGCCGATGCATATGTTTCCGGCCAGAACACGCGGATGGACCGGTCCGGGCCGATGCGCCAGCAGAAGTGCATGTCCTGGTTGCCGTGGAGCTGTGCGGCGTGCAGGCCGCAATGCTCCATGATCTCAAGAACCTCTTCGTGGGGCTGGTCCACAAAGACGCCGACCTTGGTGATCCCGGTCTTGACCGAGGCCACGAAGTCCGGGTCCACGTTGCGCGGGGATTTGGGGTGGAAGATGAAGCCGAGCAGGTCCGCGCCGAGCGCGGCGCACAGCTCCACATCCTGCATGCGGGTCATGCCGCAGATCTTGACCAGGGGGCGAGACATTTTAGGCTCCCGTGAGTTCGGCCAGCTTGGCTCCGGGGTCTTCGGCGGTCATCAGGCATGTGCCGATGAGCACGGCGTCGAAGCCGAGCGAGGCCATTTCCTCGACCTGGCTGCGCTCGGACACGCCGGATGCGCAAATCCACAGCTCGCCTTCCTGCTTCTGCTTGATGAAGCGGCGGGCCTGGTCGAGGGTGATTTCCAGAGTGTCCAGGTCGCGGTTGTTGACCTGGATGATGTCGGCTCCGGCTGCGCGGGCCATGTCCAGGTCCGCCTGGTCGAATATCTCGACCACCGGGGCCAGGCCGGGCATGCGGGCGATCTCGATGAGCTGCGCAAGGTGGTTGACGTCTTCGCACATGCGGGCGATGAGCAGCACGGCCGAGGCCGGGCTTGAGGCGGTCATGGCCACCTGGAGCGGGTCGAAGATGAAGTCCTTGCGCAACAGCGGCACGCCGGGCCGGCTCATCATGAACAGGAAGTCCGGGGTGCCCTTGAAGTACTTGTGCTCGGTGAGCACGGAGATGGCCGCCGCCCCGTTGTTCGCGTACATGTCGGCGAAATCCATGGGGTTCAGGCTGTCCCGCAGGATGCCTGCCGACGGGCTGGCGGGCTTGAACTCGGCGATGACCGCGCCCGGCCCCTTGGCCCTGACGGCTTCGACGAACGAGGGGCGTTCCCCCTGGTACACGGCGGGCAACCGGCCCTCCACGAAGTCCTTTTGCAGGGAGTCGATCTCCAGCTGCTTGGCTTCCCTGAATTTATCCAGCATACGGCAATCCTTTTTGCAATCCGTTGTTGACGACGTCGCGGGCGATATCGGCGCATTCGGCCATGGAGCCCCGGTCCAGAAGATGGAGGCACCCTGCCAGATTCAGGGCCACCATGTCCATCATGGCCTTGGCTCCCTTGCCCGCCAGGATATCCCTGAGCACGGCGATGGCCTCGCCCTTGCTGCCGACCACCACGTCCTTGGGGTCGTGCCGTTCGAAGCCCAGGCGGGCCGGGTCGATGGCGGCCTTGTCCATGCGCCCCTCGTCGATGATGTAGCCCCGGTTCACGCCCCATGTGGTCAGCTCGTCGAAGCCGCCCGCGCCCGCGAAGATGAGGGCTTTTTTCACGCCGGTCAGCAGCAGGGTCTCGCCCATGAGGAAGAGCCGTTCCGGGTCGCCCACGCCGAGCAGCTGGTGGGAGGGCCGGGCCGGGTTGGTCAGCGGGCCCATGAAGTTGAACAGGGTGCGGATGCCGAGTTGCTGGCGCACGGGCATGATGTACTTGAAGGCCGGGTGGTAGGCCGGGGCGAACAGGAAGGCGAAACGGTGTTTCTCCAGCCCTGCCGCAGCCTCTTCCGGGGTCTGCTCCAGCGGGATGCCGAGTGCTTCCAGGGCGTCGGCGGACCCGCAGGAGGAGGACAGGGCGCGGTTGCCGTGCTTGGCGATGGTGTAGCCCATGTCAGCCAGGAACAGGGACACGGCCGTGGAGTTGTTGAAGGAGCACTGGCCGTCGCCGCCGGTGCCGCAGGTGTCGACCACCGGTTCGGGACGGTTGCCGTCGAAGCCGGGAATCTTGCGGGCATGGGCGACCACGGCACGGACGCCCGCGGCCAGGTCGGTGGAGTCCTCTCCCTTGGCCCGCAGGCCCATGAGAAAGGCTCCGGCCTGGGCTTCGGACATGCGTCCTTCCATCAGCTCGGCGAACATGAAGTCCGCCTGGTCGTCGTTCAGGGCTTTTCCCTGGGCCAGTATGTCGAGTATTTCGGAGATGGTCATGGTTCTATCCTTTCATGTTCAGGAAGTTTGCAAGCAGCTTGGGGCCGTCCGGAGTGAGGATTGATTCCGGGTGGAACTGGACTCCGAACCAGGGGCGGTCCTTGTATTGCAGCCCCATGACCTCGCCCTGCCGGGTGCGGGCCGTGACCTCGATCATGTCGGCGGCCTTTTCCGCCGGGACGATGAGCGAGTGGTAGCGGCAGACTTCGAACGGGGAGTCGAGCCCGGCGAAAACGCCCCGGCCCTCGTGGACCACCATGGAGGTCTTGCCGTGCATGATGCGCCCTGCGCGCTCGACCGGAGCCCCGGCGAAGTGCCCCAGGGTCTGGTGGCCCAGGCATACGCCGAGCACCGGGATCTCCTTGGGCAGCCGGGCCAGGAACTCCAGGCAATAGCCAGCGTTCTCCGGGTTGGAGGGGCCGGGCGAGAGGCAGACGCGGGTGAGCTTGCCGCTCTCGGCCAGTTCCAGGACCTCCTCCCGGTCGTTGCGGATGACCACCGGGTCGGCCCCCAGCTGCTGGAAGGCCTGCACCAGGTTGAAGGTGAAGGAGTCGAAATTATCGATCAGCAAAAACATCGGTGCCTCCCTTGCCGGTGATGACTTCGAGCAGCACCCGGGCCTTGTTGTTGCATTCAACCCATTCGGCTTCGGCGTTGGAATCGTAGACGATGCCCGCGCCCGCCTGCCAGTGGCACTTGCCGTCGCGGACCCACATGGACCGGATGGTGATGCCGGTGTCGAGGGAGACCTCGCCGTCGTCCAGTCCCATCCAGCCGATGCAGCCGCCGTAGGGGCCGCGATCCTGGGGCTCCAGGTCGGCGATGATCTCCATGGCCCTGATCTTGGGCGCGCCGGACAGGGTGCCCGCCGGGAAGGTGGCCTGGAGCACGTCCACGCCGTCCAACCCGTCCTTGAGCTCGCCCTCGACGTAGGAGGTGAGGTGCATGACGTGGGAGAACCGCTCGACGTTCATGAATTTTTCCACGGTCACGGTGCCGGGCTTGGAGATGCGGCCCAGGTCGTTTCGGCCCAGGTCCACGAGCATGACGTGCTCGGCCCGTTCCTTGGGATCGGCCAGCAGCTCCTCTTCCAGCCTGATGTCTTCCTTCACGGTATCGCCTCTCCAGCGGGTGCCCGCGATGGGCCGGACCTCGAGCTGCCCGGCAGCGGACCGGACCATCATCTCCGGCGAGGAGCCGAGCAGGGTGGTGCCGCACGATTTGCCCATTGACGGGCAATCCGGGAATTTCATGTAGAACATGAACGGGGAGGGGTTGGCCTGCCTGAGCCGCCGGTAGATTTTGAACGGCTCGTCGGGCACGGGTACGGTGAACCGGGTGGAGAGCACCACCTGGATGCACTCGCCCTCGGCGATGAGTTCCTTGCACCGCTCCACACCGGCCATGTATTCTTCCTTGCCGGGGTGGACCGTGGGCGTCCCGGCCTCGGGGGCGGTCAGGTCCGCGCCCCACTGTATGGGAGCGGGCATGGGTGCCGCGCCTTCGTCCAGGGAGAGGTAGCAGCAGGAGTGGCGCAGGTGGTCGAAGAGGACCATCTGGCCCGGCAGGACCAGGCACGCCTCGGCGTCGGCGGGTTTGCACACCTCCGCCAGCTTGCGCTCGAACATCCCGGCCACGCCGTAGCCGAAGTATCCGTATAGGCCGCGCGTCAGGCCCGGCAGTCCGTCGCGCCCGATGGTCGCGGAGGATCCGCCGGTGGTCTTCTGCTCGATGGACAGCATCTGAACGGCCTGTTTCACGCCGCTGAGATAGTCCAGTCCTTCCAGTTTCTTGAGGGGGGCGAGCCGGTCGTCGGCCACCTCCACCACCAGCTTACCGTCCACGGGGTGCAGGGTCAGGCGGTAGTCGAAGGCGATGAGGGAATAGCGGCCCAGCCGTCCGTCCACCTCGGCCGATTCCAGGAGAATTCCCGGCTGGTCGCCCACCAGCCCCATGTACAGGCTGATGGTGGTCTGCACGTCGGCAGGCAACCATTTGCCATGCTGCGTGAGGGTAATCGTATCCATTGTCAGTATCCTTTGGTTACCGATTATGTTTAATGATATGGCCTGGGAATGACTTCCCATCCTTTGATCTTCTTCCGGTTTTCATGTCTCTTTCACGTGAATCCCATGACATTCTCCTTGAAAAAAATGAGGCCGCACCCTTTGCGTCGGGTGCGGCCTCGGTTACTGACGTATCCTTGGCAACGGCAGGAGCCGCACCCGTTTAATATGTTTCGTTACGCCACCACCACTGGGCCCGCTCGGCGAGCAGGTCGAGATCGCCGCCCGCAGCCAGGGCGAGGTAGGACATGAACTTGCGCGAGACCTCCTGCAAAAACGGGTTGGCCTCGGAGATGATTTCGAACAGCTCGGTGTCCTGGGTGAACATCTTCGCTCCGGCGTCCAGCCTGCGCTGGAAGGACGGGGTGACGAAGTTCTCGATGCCGTCCATGTCCCTGGCGGCGGCCAGGTAGGCGGCGGTGGTGGTGTAGTTCAGCCCCTGGATCAGGGCCATGGCCCGGTCGTGTTCTTCGGGCGTGGAGTCAAAGCAGGTGTACCCGCAGCGGGTGAACAGGTCGGTGACCGCTTCTGCGGCTTTTGCATCACTGTCGCGGCCGGGCATGATCGCGATCCTGGGCTCGAACCCTTCCGGGATCACCGGCCCGAAGAGCGGGTGGGTGCCCACCACCGGGCCGGAGTATTTGTCGAGCATGGTCCGGATCGGGTGGACCTTCACGCTGCCCACGTCGCAAAGGATCGTGGTCGTGTCCATGAACGGCAGCAGGGTGTTCAGGACGTCGTCCATGGCCGTTACCGGGACGCTGAGCAGGAGCAGATCGCAGCCGTCGAGGGCGGCGCGCACGGCGTCGTCCCCGTAGGGCCGGTTCAGGGGCGCGACCGTGCAGCCGAGTGCGGCGAAGTCCCTGCTGAAGAGACCGCCCATCTGCCCGTTCGCGCCCACGATGGCGATTTTTTCGATTCCTGCTGTTGCCATGATTCAAGCCGCCAAGTTAATCGGTGACCTTCTTCCATTCGTCGAAGAAGCCCGGGAATGATTTGTTGACGCAGGCCGGATTGTCAAGCGTTACGTCCATGTCCGCCAGTTTGAACAGGGACATGGACATGGCCATGCGGTGGTCGTTGTGGGTGGTGAAGTCCACCGCGTGGCCCTTGGGCAGCCGTCCGGGCCGGATGATCAGGGAGTCGCCCGCGATCTCGGTCTCGGCCTGGGTCCGGGCCACTTCGGTGGCGCAGGCCGCCAGCCGGTCGGTTTCCTTGATGCGCAGGTGGGCCACGTTCTCGATGGTCGTCGGGGTGGAGGCGAAGGCGGCCACGGCGGAAACCGTGGGCACCAGGTCCGGGCAGCGGCCCATGTCCACGCTGATGCCCCTCAGGCGGGACGGGGTGACCAGGATGCCGTCGAAGGTGACCTTGATGTCCGCGCCCATCTGGCTGAGGATGTCCATGATCGCCCGGTCGCCCTGGAGCGAATCGGCGGCCAGCCCCTTGATCAGCACCGGGCGTTGGCCCACGGCGCCGGCGGCCAGGAAGTAGCTGGCGTTGGACCAGTCGCCTTCCACGATGTAGTCGGTGGGCTGGTAGCCGGTGGGCTGGACGGTGAACCGGACCTTGCCGGGGGTCACGCCCTTGACCGAGCGCCAGGGGACCTCCTTCCAGGTGGAGCGGCCTTCGCGGACTTCCACGGTGAAGCCCGCCTTGAAGTCCTCCATGATGCGCAGGGTCAGGGCCACGTAGGGCCAGGACACGGCCTTCTTGCCGGTCACGGAGATGGTTATGGCATGATCAGCCAAGGGCGCACCCAGGAGCAGGCCGGAGAGGTATTGGCTGCTTTCTTCCAGGGTGATTTCCACGCTTTTCTTCGTGTAGCCCTTGCTGGTCATAACAAAGGGGAGGAACCCCTCTTTGCCGTCGTACTTGAAT belongs to Pseudodesulfovibrio portus and includes:
- the trpA gene encoding tryptophan synthase subunit alpha, which codes for MNPMQIKIEEARKQGKVGLIPFLPAGFPSREQFWKELEELDAAGAGVIEIGMPFSDPVADGPVVEKASLKCLADGINLAWIFDGLKERKGRFNAALLLMGYLNPVYQYGLDKFGADCEAAGVSGLIIADMPFEESGFVKDAIEPHGVSLVPLVGLNTTRERMALYAENAQGFCYFVSVLGTTGQRESLPAKIKEKLAEAKEVFDIPIALGFGIKHPDQLKQFEGLMDAAVFGSALITHIENGNTSDSFMEPWK
- the trpB gene encoding tryptophan synthase subunit beta, whose protein sequence is MKKGYFGDFGGQFIPELLMPPLIELEQAMETILPSEEFQTRFAHMLEENVGRPSTITHCPNLSKDLGLDLWLKREDLNHSGAHKINNCLGQGLLAKMMGKEVLLAETGAGMHGVATTVAAAMLDMKAVIYMGATDIVRQAPNVNRMRLMGAEIVSVESGTKTLKDAINEALRRWIADQENTHYCFGTAAGPHPFPTLVRGFQQVISKEARRQFMDRNDGSLPDVVVACVGGGSNAIGMFHHFIPDESVRIVGVEAAGTGEPGCCDSAPLDHGTNGVLHGMVTKLLQTDEGQILPSHSVAPGLDYPGVGPEHAHLQATGRVKYTTINDGQALNAFKALSRREGIIPALESSHAVAYAIENKAELQGRSVLVCLSGRGDKDLGILDQIL
- a CDS encoding phosphoribosylanthranilate isomerase, translating into MSRPLVKICGMTRMQDVELCAALGADLLGFIFHPKSPRNVDPDFVASVKTGITKVGVFVDQPHEEVLEIMEHCGLHAAQLHGNQDMHFCWRIGPDRSIRVFWPETYASAAALLRDLEGFEEACGHFLLDAGRIGQGGTGRTIDFGILQDIEIQTPWFLAGGLGPHNIREAMALNPSGLDINSGVEKAPGIKDEAKLREVFDILAEYE
- a CDS encoding indole-3-glycerol phosphate synthase TrpC, encoding MLDKFREAKQLEIDSLQKDFVEGRLPAVYQGERPSFVEAVRAKGPGAVIAEFKPASPSAGILRDSLNPMDFADMYANNGAAAISVLTEHKYFKGTPDFLFMMSRPGVPLLRKDFIFDPLQVAMTASSPASAVLLIARMCEDVNHLAQLIEIARMPGLAPVVEIFDQADLDMARAAGADIIQVNNRDLDTLEITLDQARRFIKQKQEGELWICASGVSERSQVEEMASLGFDAVLIGTCLMTAEDPGAKLAELTGA
- the trpD gene encoding anthranilate phosphoribosyltransferase; translated protein: MTISEILDILAQGKALNDDQADFMFAELMEGRMSEAQAGAFLMGLRAKGEDSTDLAAGVRAVVAHARKIPGFDGNRPEPVVDTCGTGGDGQCSFNNSTAVSLFLADMGYTIAKHGNRALSSSCGSADALEALGIPLEQTPEEAAAGLEKHRFAFLFAPAYHPAFKYIMPVRQQLGIRTLFNFMGPLTNPARPSHQLLGVGDPERLFLMGETLLLTGVKKALIFAGAGGFDELTTWGVNRGYIIDEGRMDKAAIDPARLGFERHDPKDVVVGSKGEAIAVLRDILAGKGAKAMMDMVALNLAGCLHLLDRGSMAECADIARDVVNNGLQKGLPYAG
- a CDS encoding anthranilate synthase component II codes for the protein MFLLIDNFDSFTFNLVQAFQQLGADPVVIRNDREEVLELAESGKLTRVCLSPGPSNPENAGYCLEFLARLPKEIPVLGVCLGHQTLGHFAGAPVERAGRIMHGKTSMVVHEGRGVFAGLDSPFEVCRYHSLIVPAEKAADMIEVTARTRQGEVMGLQYKDRPWFGVQFHPESILTPDGPKLLANFLNMKG
- a CDS encoding anthranilate synthase component I family protein; this encodes MDTITLTQHGKWLPADVQTTISLYMGLVGDQPGILLESAEVDGRLGRYSLIAFDYRLTLHPVDGKLVVEVADDRLAPLKKLEGLDYLSGVKQAVQMLSIEQKTTGGSSATIGRDGLPGLTRGLYGYFGYGVAGMFERKLAEVCKPADAEACLVLPGQMVLFDHLRHSCCYLSLDEGAAPMPAPIQWGADLTAPEAGTPTVHPGKEEYMAGVERCKELIAEGECIQVVLSTRFTVPVPDEPFKIYRRLRQANPSPFMFYMKFPDCPSMGKSCGTTLLGSSPEMMVRSAAGQLEVRPIAGTRWRGDTVKEDIRLEEELLADPKERAEHVMLVDLGRNDLGRISKPGTVTVEKFMNVERFSHVMHLTSYVEGELKDGLDGVDVLQATFPAGTLSGAPKIRAMEIIADLEPQDRGPYGGCIGWMGLDDGEVSLDTGITIRSMWVRDGKCHWQAGAGIVYDSNAEAEWVECNNKARVLLEVITGKGGTDVFADR
- a CDS encoding prephenate dehydrogenase/arogenate dehydrogenase family protein, which codes for MATAGIEKIAIVGANGQMGGLFSRDFAALGCTVAPLNRPYGDDAVRAALDGCDLLLLSVPVTAMDDVLNTLLPFMDTTTILCDVGSVKVHPIRTMLDKYSGPVVGTHPLFGPVIPEGFEPRIAIMPGRDSDAKAAEAVTDLFTRCGYTCFDSTPEEHDRAMALIQGLNYTTTAAYLAAARDMDGIENFVTPSFQRRLDAGAKMFTQDTELFEIISEANPFLQEVSRKFMSYLALAAGGDLDLLAERAQWWWRNETY
- the aroA gene encoding 3-phosphoshikimate 1-carboxyvinyltransferase → MTKGPITINAPASKSLSHRTLIAAALANGESEISGILESDDITRTRGCLAACGARIEDRDGLLVVTGMEDGPKGGNADGKHKDEEPHELYMHESGTTCRLMTGVAAAGRGTFRVHGAKRMHERPMAELTTALSGLGTKFKYDGKEGFLPFVMTSKGYTKKSVEITLEESSQYLSGLLLGAPLADHAITISVTGKKAVSWPYVALTLRIMEDFKAGFTVEVREGRSTWKEVPWRSVKGVTPGKVRFTVQPTGYQPTDYIVEGDWSNASYFLAAGAVGQRPVLIKGLAADSLQGDRAIMDILSQMGADIKVTFDGILVTPSRLRGISVDMGRCPDLVPTVSAVAAFASTPTTIENVAHLRIKETDRLAACATEVARTQAETEIAGDSLIIRPGRLPKGHAVDFTTHNDHRMAMSMSLFKLADMDVTLDNPACVNKSFPGFFDEWKKVTD